GCGCAGATCGGTTGTTCCCGCGCGGTGATCGTACACTCGATCCTCTACGGCGGCGACAACACCGTCACGCTTGAGGCGGCGCGCCGCTACGGCCCCGGCACGCCCGCCGTCGTGCTGATCCGCGACAATGCGACCGAGGCGCAGATCGCCGCACTTGCCGATGCGGGCGCCAAGGCGGTGCGGCTGAACTACGTGCATGGCGGCCTGCTGAGCTGGGAGGGGATGGTGCGGCTGGCCCCGATGCTGGCCGCGCATGGTCTGCATGTCGAGATGTTGGCCCATTCGCATCTGCACCTGACCGAGTTGGCCCCGCAAGTGCCTGACCTGCCGGTCGATATCGTGTTCGACCATTGCGCCTGGCCGGATCGGTCGCTTGGCGTGACCGACGGTCAACGCGCGCTGGAACGGCTGCTGGCCGACGGCCATGCCTGGTGCAAGCTGAGCGCGGCCTACCGCTACGACCCCGAACCGCAGGCGCTGTTTTCCCGCCTGATCGCCGCCAACCCCGAACGGCTGCTCTGGGGCAGCGACTGGCCGCATCTGATGCTGGGTGACGCGGTGATGCCCGATACCGGCGCAGAGCTGCGCAAGCTGCAATCGGTGCTGGACGACGCCACCGCGCAGCGCATCTTTGTCGACAATCCGACACGGCTCTACCGCCTGCCCTCTTGAACCCACCC
This sequence is a window from Thalassococcus arenae. Protein-coding genes within it:
- a CDS encoding amidohydrolase family protein, giving the protein MDRPLAPPPPETVVAPAPLPPGAINAHVHLVGDDFQLQDKAVERPAPGTLDAWLTRFRAHQAQIGCSRAVIVHSILYGGDNTVTLEAARRYGPGTPAVVLIRDNATEAQIAALADAGAKAVRLNYVHGGLLSWEGMVRLAPMLAAHGLHVEMLAHSHLHLTELAPQVPDLPVDIVFDHCAWPDRSLGVTDGQRALERLLADGHAWCKLSAAYRYDPEPQALFSRLIAANPERLLWGSDWPHLMLGDAVMPDTGAELRKLQSVLDDATAQRIFVDNPTRLYRLPS